The Apis mellifera strain DH4 linkage group LG13, Amel_HAv3.1, whole genome shotgun sequence genome includes a region encoding these proteins:
- the LOC408416 gene encoding suppressor protein SRP40, translating into MTDLTGLRMNVAALKRVDPYVKDILETATHVALYTFNAINNEWEKTNIEGALFVYSRNGEPYNSVLIMNRLNTNNLVEPVTQGLDLQLQEPFLLYRNSRCNIYGIWFYDKEECVRIGAMLNKLIKESEENRKTYNKPTVNVKKDSGPNVNNVDIFSMLSKAQEDFNTNRNNSSSGSGGIKEVLNTKSPLSTPAADDVSGPLAAPLGPDVTSQSVMDFFAKAKVNTGHFKAGDQPTSGGTITNESNPILARLMSHLTAHTVEHIEKQHRSITPQPATQQQSQTTPTAIITANNASNTNASNRTKKRSRTASQQDSMISTPASLTQEILPSINQSTSDTNGTTGFLRIQSPTNASSSTSTNHQASDIIGSSNSNPLASLFANASATTASEDIITAPTLSGRGSAPALIPPVMFAAPSPPEPLTRPLEPLTKNQFLRAFNYLLRSDPDFINKLHEAYVKSFGEILS; encoded by the exons ATGACGGATTTAACAGGGTTACGAATGAACGTGGCCGCTCTGAAACGAGTAGACCCCTATGTAAAAGATATTCTAGAGACTGCAACACACGTAGCACTTTATACTTTTAACGCAATTAATAATGAGTGGGAAAAAACTAATATTGAAGGTgctttatttgtatattcacGAAATGGCGAGCCCTATAACAGTGTTCTGATCATGAATAG attaaatacaaataaccTAGTAGAACCAGTTACACAGGGTTTGGATTTACAACTTCAAGAACCCTTTTTACTCTATAGAAATTCTAGATGCAACATTTATGGTATTTGGTTTTATGATAAAGAGGAATGTGTACGCATTGGTGCAATGTTAAATAAACTTATCAAAGAATCAGAGGAAAATCGCAAGACTTATAATAAACCTACCGTTAATGTGAAAAAGGATAGTGGTCCTAATGTGAATAATGTTGATATATTCAGTATGCTTAGCAAAGCTCAAGAAGATTTTAATACTAATAGAAATAACAGTAGCAGTGGAAGCGGAGGTATTAAAGAAGTGCTTAATACTAAGTCTCCTTTAAGTACTCCTGCAGCAGATGATGTGTCTGGACCATTAGCTGCACCATTAGGTCCAGATGTTACTTCACAGAGTGTAATGGATTTTTTTGCAAAGGCAAAA GTTAATACTGGACATTTTAAAGCTGGAGATCAACCCACTTCAGGAGGGACTATTACAAATGAAAGTAATCCTATTCTTGCTCGATTAATGTCACATCTAACAGCTCATACAGTCGAACATATTGAAAAACAACATAGATCTATAACTCCTCAGCCAGCTACTCAACAACAATCTCAAACAACTCCGACTGCTATAATAACTGCTAATAATGCTAGTAATACTAATGCTTCAAACAGAACTAAAAAACGAAGTAGGACTGCATCTCAACAAGATTCAATGATATCTACACCTGCATCTCTAACTCAAGAAATTTTACCATCTATAAATCAAAGTACTAGTGATACAAATGGTACTACAGGATTTCTTAGGATACAATCACCCACTAATGCATCATCTTCTACTTCAACAAATCATCAAGCCTCAGATATTATTGGCTCTAGTAACTCAAATCCACTTGCATCTTTATTTGCTAATGCATCTGCGACAACG gcATCAGAAGATATCATTACGGCTCCTACTTTATCGGGAAGAGGATCAGCACCAGCTTTAATTCCTCCTGTAATGTTTGCTGCTCCTAGTCCACCTGAACCTTTAACTAGACCATTAGAACCACTgacaaaaaatcaatttcttcgagcttttaattatttgttgagGAGTGATCcagattttattaacaaacttCACGAAGCTTACGTTAAATCATTTGGTGAAATACTATCCTAG